From the Lathyrus oleraceus cultivar Zhongwan6 chromosome 4, CAAS_Psat_ZW6_1.0, whole genome shotgun sequence genome, one window contains:
- the LOC127137443 gene encoding uncharacterized protein LOC127137443 produces MAEQLENKNKELKEEVSRLSTLVESLLQAQKKVVNVQASASNQAPEVAPTSIPAPAMRSVNVMPFGYPWGMPHNFMPEGYHPQAQAQSTSSPFPVVPPPVVNSVPIPAPIPQVRVDETIYHSEAAENQDVYAKLDEMRDQFSDLRKEMKALRGKDLFGKRASELFLVPNVRIPMKFKVPDFEKYKGNNCPLSHLVMYARKMSMIPTTTNYSSIIFKIACLALP; encoded by the coding sequence ATGGCCGAACAACTAGAGAACAAGAACAAagaactcaaagaagaagtcaGCCGATTATCTACTCTAGTGGAGTCTCTGCTCCAAGCTCAAAAGAAAGTTGTAAATGTGCAAGCGTCTGCGTCCAATCAAGCACCTGAAGTAGCTCCTACCTCTATACCAGCCCCTGCTATGCGATCGGTCAATGTTATGCCTTTCGGTTACCCTTGGGGAATGCCCCATAATTTCATGCCCGAAGGATATCATCCGCAGGCGCAAGCTCAGTCGACATCTAGCCCGTTCCCTGTGGTGCCACCCCCGGTGGTTAATTCTGTTCCTATTCCAGCTCCCATTCCTCAAGTCCGTGTTGACGAGACTATCTACCATTCCGAGGCCGCTGAGAACCAGGATGTGTATGCCAAATTAGACGAGATGAGAGACCAGTTCTCTGACTTGAGGAAGGAAATGAAGGCCCTTCGAGGgaaggacttgtttgggaagagaGCCTCTGAGCTCTTTTTGGTCCCGAATGTAAGGATtccgatgaagttcaaggtccctgactttgaaaagtacaaggggaataaCTGTCCACTCAGCCATttggtcatgtatgctagaaaaaTGTCTATGATACCGACAACgaccaactactcatccattattttcaagatagcCTGTCTGGCGCTGCCTTGA